TTGGACATTTGCCTCCCCAGGtaccattgatgttatagctgGATGGGCTGCTTCCCTGGATGATATAtatagctgggtagactggagcaatatgAATAAAGtatcttgctcaaggaaacaacaacaccaaaaatGGCGTAACAAGGctcgaacctggaaccttttgtgAGAttgaaaacacacacacacacacacacacacacacacacacacacacacacacacacacacacttacgaGAAGGGTATTTATGCTTCTACAGCATGCAAGCATATTTAGACCACCACAAGACAGTCTTACAATCGCAAATTGTCACACTACAGTTACAAGCAGTACAAGATTATCCTTACCACTGCGGCCAATGTACAGTGTTCTAGCTAGACTGGTTAATATGGGACAAGTGCCCAGTACTCCATCGGGAGTAAAACTGTGCAACTTCACACCAGTAGTCGGGTCAACAGCAAACCATTGGTCACTTTTACGTGCTACGAGTAGAAACAGACAAATATTTagacatgcacatacacaagtACACCATTTCAGTTACACTACAATGAGTTGCCACCTACtaaaaattataaaatttaATCAAAAGGAATTTTCCTACCCTACTAAAGGTGAGTGGAGAGGTGAACAATTTCCTATCAATTAAATATTcactagtacattaaaaaattattaatttatagggatccaagcgataaaaagtagtgaaataagcaatgaatgatggcattacaacatagctctgtgggaaaatccctgcaATGGCATGTTATATGAAATTATTTGGTTCattgtcaaagtagggattttctcacggagctatgctgtaataccatcattcacttCTTGTCTCACTACTTGTTCCCTaactcatttttaaattaatgcattaatttgcttttttgttgtagctacaGCTACATATGATATGcacaatgtgactgttttattagagtatctcgagtgggCTTCAGCCAACTGGACTATACGCTATATTTAAGGGGTGTGATCATGACAATGCCTTGTTTTTCACTGTGCTACCAATAAAAAGTGTGTATTAATGATTAATCACTATAAgtacagctagatcattaagaaGCATGTCCCTTAATCGCTTTGGGCCAGCTGTACTAGATCGTAAAGGGGCATGTCACTTGAAATAAATTTGTGCCATctaagtgttgatacggaaaaatAATGCCTCGATACGGTTTCCTAGCATGAAGAAAGGCTACAAGATAAAAAGAAACACAAATCAAGCACTTGTCggaactccaaaaggcacatgccactggtgagtttgttattgcgGCAAAAGTGGTGGATACAACGTGTCacttagcctctagccttgtgactgtggtcaggctggcagaCCAAACATCGGGTTTggacgatttaaaaaaaattcaatattaTGGCTTATATGGTTTTCTTTCTATGTTTAATTATTCGACTTTAGATACACTTAAGACTCTTCTATGTAATTTTTGCCCCTTAAGATGTTTTGGGTGGTTTATAGAGGCGGAATTTTGGCGGGCACCACTCAATATTGGATCCCTGCTGTTTGATAcggcatacatgcatacacctaGTACAGTCCAAGCCCTCACTGGAGCTCAGCCTGAAGTCCAGGTAGCTCTAAGTAGGACCAACAAAAGACCTGGTAtctgctacaccactgatgaaaaATATATACATATTCTTCAGTCAAGccattgaaatgaaatattaTCATGTGCTTTTATGTGTGTATACACCATTAGGTTACACCTTTTAAATTCAATTTATATACATCACTCACCAGTATAAACGGTCCCATCACTGCTCTGACATGGCGATGCCTGCACTAACTCTGGGATAGTTAATGGCAGTTTCTTTACAATAGAAAATATTATTAGATACTTTATGCTGCAAATGTATACCTCCAAATTGTCTCCGTTCATTGACAATGCATACAATGTCCCATCACGAGGATTTGGGAAGAATGGAGGAGATGGTTCCCTTGTTGTAGGGGTACCTAAAATTGGATCTTGAAGCATACAAACATGCGATTAACGGACTAGGGTGGTATATATGGTTCTCACCTTCCTTTAGAGACCATATCACTCGACCCGTGCGCTTATTTACAGCGGTTAATGTTCCATCTAATGTAGACAGCAACAAGAACGAGTGTTGGCTTGATTTTGATAATGCGTGCTACAAGAAAACCGCGCACAACACAATAccatcatagctagctacacgcAGAAACTTACGCGTAAATCTTCATCAGATGAACCGTAAGAAACTATGAACAAAACTGTAAGCAGGGAATTCCACATAGCGATCTTCATTGTATTAGGATAAGCGAGATTAACTACATGACTCTCAATTAAAATAAACCACTGACGTGTCCTTTAACTCTAATTAAAACACACCATacaatataattttattattgagTATTGTAATGCCTGGCAAGCGAGGGAAAAAGAAGAGCCAAGATAGGGATGTGTCGTTTCACTTTCATAGTGGAGGGAGTTTAGAGAAAGGGGCTTACTTAAGCGAAGGCAGGAGTGACAACCCAGTGTTCTCCGACGAGTTTGAAGAAGACGAAAGCGGTGCCGAGGCGCCAGTAGTTGAGACCACCTCTAATATTGTCAGTGGTACACGTGAAAAAGACCAAGAGGAGATACAAGAATTGCTTGAAAGTGCCATAGACGATGTTACGATAGATAAAAGATATTCTGAACACCCTCTTGGGGGTGCCAGTAGTGACGCGTTGTTTGAGATGGAATACGAGCCGAAAATTCAAATCGTCAGCAACAAGGATAGTCAAAGAGAAGCCCCAGTTGAAACAAACCGTGTTAAAGAATTAGAATATGAAGAAGATACTATTGTTAAACCCGAGCAACCATCAGATAGTGATTCTGATGATTTCTTTAATAACAAGGCTGATGAAAGAGACACCACTCTTCGATTTAATGAAAATGATCGACTCTTGGATTCTGACGATGAAGAATTGTTTTACTCTCTTAATAAACCAccaactagtaataatattagtgATGAAAATGAGATTGATTATAGTGAGGTGAAGACCAATGCTTTGGAGAAGGACTTACCAGCAACAGAAGAGGAAAATTTACCTATCAATCAAGTACATGACAATTCTgtaattccatctgtacaagtaaATGACTTTGAGGATGAGGAAGATAGCAAAGCTTTTTCTGAAGTAGACACACATCCGTTAATACCTACAGAACCAGGAGAAGTTGAAGACAAAGAACAGACAAAGGACGATACCTCACATGATAAGTGTCACCAAGAATTGCCCATGTCAGAAGAATACTTCACTAAAGTTGTAGAAGATCAACAACGGAATGTCCCCCCTCGTCAGAATATAAATAAAAATGTATCAAAGAGGAAAGTCCCTCCTCCAAGACCTCCACCGCATATTAGGAGAGGACCAGGTGTAGCAGTTAGGAGTCAAGATGAAGTTTCTAATGTGCCACAAAGTAGCAATAGCCACACAGCCCTACCAACAAGTTCTAAGAATGTCATAGTGACAAAAGAAACTCAAGAAGCAGTTTTACCTCTTCCCATTGAGAAAGATGAAAGTGCCAAACCCTCTGGTGAATTAAACGAAGAGCAAATATCTACTGAACTTTGCGAAGACAACTCACTTTCACTGCGGTATTTTGTGATTTTCGTAGTTATCGTTTTTCTCTATTATTCACTCAACTTTTCGTCCTACTTGGCTGGTTTCATGACAggatttttgttgttttttgtcACAACTGCTGGCAGTTTTATCCTGTATGTTAAACACCTGCAAACTAGGCAACATCAAGAAAGAGAAGCAATCAAGAAATCAATGGAAACATCCAGCCAGGAGTTTATTTCTCAGCTTGGAATGGATTTTGATGAACTTATTTTTATGAAGGTAAATGTGATGTacatatatcagttatatagctatggtttttttttgtttttgttttgagTCAGTTAACCATATGTATCTATCATTGTATTTACAGAATAACAAATTTGGTGTAAGATGTGAGTATGACTTTAACACACATCGTAGCAGTGACATTACTCCTGCTTATATCAAGCTTGAGGATTTTGTTCTTACCCTCTCAATTAAGAAACCAAGTGCTGATGAACCTCCTGGAAGATTTTGGCACTTCTGGACACAGGAGAAAGTCAGTGATCGCACATTTAAGGATGCTAATGCAAGTGTGAAACAATTTGACATTAAAAAATGTAGTATTACACTAGTCCCTGAAGATATAGCACAAAACCGCAAGCGTCGCTGGGGCAAAAAATATCCCATTTGTCTCCAATTTGATAAACAGGTCAACCACAAGAGGCAGTACACCATGTACCTCTTCTCTCCAAATGCGAAAGACAAAGAGTTCTGGTATCGGCAGATAAAACTGTCTTCAGAAGGACACACAAGGCAGAGTATTATTGAAAAACAAGAGAGGTTCTATGCTTATATGTTTCATTACATGCCACAGAGCATCGCTGAAGGGGCAAATAGAATAGGTAGAAAAGGAAGAAGAAAGAAATCATCACTCTATGATAGTTCTGTGCATTTCAGTATGAAATCTGTTGATGAAGGAAATGAAGAAGTTGAAGAAATGAGTACTAGTGTTAGTATTACTAAAAAGACCAAGCTTTCCACTGCTGCTACAGCTGCATCATCAAACATGGGTGGGAGTTCTGCAACAAAGTCAGCATTGTCTATACCTCCTACTGTGCCAGATAACATGGATTGGTTGAACACAGCTCTTGCCCGCCTCTGCTGGGACGTATGGAACGAGGACCACTGGCTTGAGTGGATTACCAAAAAAATCCAACGCCGCATTAGTCGCATAAAGACTCCATCTTTCATGGAACCACTTTCAGTTTCTGATGTCAACTTAGGCAGTGATATTCCTGTTGTGAGACGGATCTATGCCCCTCCATCTCTTGACTATAAGGGTGTTTGGATATACCTGTTTGTCAGGTATAAAGGTACTTTCAACATGACACTGGAAACAAAGATGAGGCTTGGTAGAAACTCTAAAGATGAGTCAGAGTCACAGCAACCAGCAAAGCCGTATGTGATATCTGgtcgtacctcctctggtaTAAAGAGTTCCTCAAGAGGAAATGCATCACAAAGCAACTATTCTAATAACTTAACAGTTCAAGATGGCGGTGTTGATGCAGATGACACAGATGCTTCTAATACTCTCAGCAGTTTGGAGAATTCTACAGAAGAACCACCACCCAATTCACGCCATCCATCTGCACCACGTTCTATtccatcatcgtcatcatcctTATCTTCTGCATTATCACAAAACTCATCAAAGCTGGCTGGTGATTCACCAGATAGTGAAATAGACAGTGGATCAGATGATGACGATACATCAGCATCTTCCCTTAGTAGTTTTCCAAGCATTCAAGCAACTACGTCCATTGCTACTTCAACAAACACTGCTTCAGCTCACTCACACAAGTCAGGAAGGTGGACGAGCATGTTTGATCGAATTAAGAACTCTTCCATAGTCCAGAGGGCTGCTAACTCTCGGCTGGTCCGCATGGCAGCTGATAAGGTGTCCAGTTATAATCTCTACCTCACTGTGGAGGTGAAGAGTCTGGAAGGATATCTTGCTGTCAATATGTCTCCTCCTCCGAGTGATATGATCTGGTTAGTAGTCTATTGTTGGGTAATGGGTGGCCTTTCCTATGTGTATAGTCCTTAGTTGCTATGTCATAGCCAAGGCAGTAGGTATAGTACATGTTTATATCCTCCATATTATTATGTGATCCATTGGTGTTACTGAATTGTTCCACACAGGTATGGATTTCAAGGGAAGCCCATACTAGACTTATCTGCTAAACCTAAACTTGGTCACAGAGAGGTAACCATCCACTACGTTACTGAGTGGATAGAGAACAAGCTCAAAGAGTTAGTTGAGGTAAGCCTATACTAGCAAAGTGACATACAATATAATCCTTtagacatcttgataatcagggtTCTTGACAAATtgaaatgtgaccggatctgcaagaacttCACACGttcacacatttttcaaattattTCATCTTCTTTATTTAGATAGTTATAGGAATAGTCAACCAAAGTTGCAGCCCTAGAAGCCAGCAACTTGCTTACCTACAgcgctacaaagtggtaacaacaaaaagatagatttgtacagtgataatgctgaaaataaataaactacaggtgtttAATTAAGCGGTCATAACTTACGAAAGCAGTTTTCTATAGAGATGCTATTTTCACTCCAGGAACAGGTCCATTGCTAGTAACTGTGTCTTCCAGGTCCTTCTTATGACTGGGGCAGAGGAAAAAACTTGAGTAAAAATGAGAGTGAACCATTTGTCCATTGTCCGatgcaaggcagactaatgctcatatcttaTGTATTCTTGGGAAAACAAAGGTTTTCAAACTTCTATTGCTATCGGAACATGATGCTGCCACTGTTTTTTTCTGTTAGCACCTTCCTTCATTGCAAAAacaagtgctcaaaaattttacagAATGCTAATtcataaatatttcacccattgtgtttaaaggcatgtccacacgaaGTTGCATTAGGAACCAGATGCAAAAGGAATTCAGGCAATGCGCATTGAATCCATGTTCACATACATTATCACTTAATGTGCATTTTTGAATTTACTAGTGTGGTAAATAGATAACTAAACGGTTGAGAAAACACTCATTGGCGCCAACTGAGAAAGTTTTAATGATAGAATGAAAGAATAGTTTATAGTAACGTTTGTTTTTGTGTTTATAACGTACCGCAAGAATTTCTATGAGTAGGGTGCGAAAGACTGCTGGTGGTGGCATGGGATCATTGTTCTTTCAAACTCTAAGAACTAGCTACGATGATGAAGCACTGCTTAAACACGTTTTTGTGCTTATATCACACCGAGTGCTTCTGTATTTCTACCTCTGTTGTTTACAAAGGTCACATGCAAATGTGTCAAGCCCTCTCATGTGCTTTGCAATGTTATGACGTTGATGAGTAATATTGAATTATGTAAGGAATGATTACAGAGTTCACTATTTAAAGACCTAGtatttattctagggctgttagggggggggggggggggggggactttctccccctaaaatctcagactcaccccctaaaatctACTACACTATACTTTAGCTTGTTTtaaaaagtgccttcagatttcaatctcagaatgtttaCTACAGTATGTAAAACTTTCCTAGGTTAGAAATTACTGACACAGCCTTAATTAAAATGCTCTCAGGTTTAAATCTCTAAGCGTACTGTACACTTAAAACTATTAAAAACTTCCTACTTAAAGTGATGGCTATATGTGATAGCCTATTTCTTAGTTGTTTCTATAAATAGCATTCTTAGCTCTCAAAattgtccttaaattcaatctcattTTCTAAGCCAGATTGCTTCCAAAATACAGCCAGCAAAATACCCCCAGATTTAATTTCAGAAAGCATGATTTTGAAGAAATTCCTTGTTTTTACTATAATTGTGGTATATTACAATTATGGCCAATACAATGTCTCATAATATTTGTGATTCAACATACACAGTACACTACTAATAAATAATTCACATGCATCAATTGTTctagatattacatcattacaacactcatgcatcaagcCCTACAACCATATGATCTGAATCTCAAAAATCAACACTCGGGATACAGCTAAGTAGTTTGGAACTATTCAACTGCTTTACATAGTTATGAACTTGTAGCTACTTGTCAATCActagactttcacctggtcacctcccaaattcctgattcacCCCCAAAGGTTATTTCGTGTGTAATTCATGTCATCAGCAATATTGGCTTGTTCCATATTTGAAAACATGCGGAAACACTTGTGAATAAGTTATAGCACTGGTTGTGGTTCACACTTTAGCCCAACCTCATAGGATCACtttctgtctgagtggttttcatggccaaATCCAAGTCTGCATACTAGCCACGCGATCTGAGGCATGAAAGTAATAGTTGTATTATCATGGGctcaagtgatttgcctgatatgtacacacaagcatgaaGGTTGCAGGCCCAAGGATGTGGGCGTGTGCAAATCACAAGGgcatgtgatacaactgatatgtgcCATGCctattgcaggctaatagcccatggTGGGTGCCATTCAACATCAAATAAGcaagaaaatacttacaggCAACTGGAAAAAGTAACAATAAAAAATCACGAAAACCCATATTTTGGTCTGCTTGCCTCattgcctgcctgaccacagtcgcaaggacACAtccgccacaacaacaaacgcACAGGTGGAATGTACCTTTTGTGGTTATGACAAATGTCTGTCTTCTGTGTTTCACCATTCAATTAAATGGTCATCTTCATGCCagaaaaccataccaaggcattaatttttcgtagtaacactttccttgagggagcatatttagatgccacagaactaTTTGAGATGCTAAATGGATTGTAGTATCCTTGGCAGCAGGGCTTATAAAAATGATTGCAATGGCCCCCTTAAATGATCAGAATGGTCAACACGCCTCTCTAATAATCAATGCTGAAGCCATGGCTTTGCCCCTCAATGATCTGAAAAACTGTACCACGCCCCCTAGCTTAATCTActgtgatactctaatacagcagtcatgaccacacatgtactgtataactATGCtcttacaaaaaaagttaataaactagtgtaataaaatattaatttagaaatgaagtagattttccagtgataaaaagtagagataatggtagctatgagggaaaatccctacttggcattgtagcaatgtgggacaTTGAAAAGATGGTGAAAATGCCAACTTtgccacattgctacaatgccatagctacttgtttcactactttttattgctggaaccttATTACActagtgtatgcatgtatgttcaTACATATTCACTAAGTTCCTTTCTATAGAAACAACTGGTGCTACCGAACATGGAGAGCATTGCTATTCCAGTCTTGAAGTCAGCAATACCAGAAGACTCAGTTAAATTGTTAACTTCACCAAAATGATATTAAATTGtatttaaaatatttgaatGAATATATGTGTTTGTTATAATTTGTATTTAAATTGCTGCATTTTGTATTGAAGATACATTATTCTATTGCTAATACTTtattaatagagcaatcacatcaATTTTGTTACCCACTTGTGGTTGAGTTGAAAC
The nucleotide sequence above comes from Dysidea avara chromosome 3, odDysAvar1.4, whole genome shotgun sequence. Encoded proteins:
- the LOC136251159 gene encoding testis-expressed protein 2-like; translation: MPGKRGKKKSQDRDVSFHFHSGGSLEKGAYLSEGRSDNPVFSDEFEEDESGAEAPVVETTSNIVSGTREKDQEEIQELLESAIDDVTIDKRYSEHPLGGASSDALFEMEYEPKIQIVSNKDSQREAPVETNRVKELEYEEDTIVKPEQPSDSDSDDFFNNKADERDTTLRFNENDRLLDSDDEELFYSLNKPPTSNNISDENEIDYSEVKTNALEKDLPATEEENLPINQVHDNSVIPSVQVNDFEDEEDSKAFSEVDTHPLIPTEPGEVEDKEQTKDDTSHDKCHQELPMSEEYFTKVVEDQQRNVPPRQNINKNVSKRKVPPPRPPPHIRRGPGVAVRSQDEVSNVPQSSNSHTALPTSSKNVIVTKETQEAVLPLPIEKDESAKPSGELNEEQISTELCEDNSLSLRYFVIFVVIVFLYYSLNFSSYLAGFMTGFLLFFVTTAGSFILYVKHLQTRQHQEREAIKKSMETSSQEFISQLGMDFDELIFMKNNKFGVRCEYDFNTHRSSDITPAYIKLEDFVLTLSIKKPSADEPPGRFWHFWTQEKVSDRTFKDANASVKQFDIKKCSITLVPEDIAQNRKRRWGKKYPICLQFDKQVNHKRQYTMYLFSPNAKDKEFWYRQIKLSSEGHTRQSIIEKQERFYAYMFHYMPQSIAEGANRIGRKGRRKKSSLYDSSVHFSMKSVDEGNEEVEEMSTSVSITKKTKLSTAATAASSNMGGSSATKSALSIPPTVPDNMDWLNTALARLCWDVWNEDHWLEWITKKIQRRISRIKTPSFMEPLSVSDVNLGSDIPVVRRIYAPPSLDYKGVWIYLFVRYKGTFNMTLETKMRLGRNSKDESESQQPAKPYVISGRTSSGIKSSSRGNASQSNYSNNLTVQDGGVDADDTDASNTLSSLENSTEEPPPNSRHPSAPRSIPSSSSSLSSALSQNSSKLAGDSPDSEIDSGSDDDDTSASSLSSFPSIQATTSIATSTNTASAHSHKSGRWTSMFDRIKNSSIVQRAANSRLVRMAADKVSSYNLYLTVEVKSLEGYLAVNMSPPPSDMIWYGFQGKPILDLSAKPKLGHREVTIHYVTEWIENKLKELVEKQLVLPNMESIAIPVLKSAIPEDSVKLLTSPK